In one window of Pseudomonas sp. IAC-BECa141 DNA:
- a CDS encoding DUF6124 family protein, translating into MNKVVPDPPFETPTPLEEAMRAEDLARNREAIKRALDYYLCPNPSKPRPSTMYMVTPNVDTESLLANACESLASASTIASNFANELSGSQRSTALGIQQIIMLAELAVNRALDRVDPRA; encoded by the coding sequence ATGAACAAGGTTGTCCCCGATCCACCCTTCGAAACACCCACCCCCCTCGAAGAAGCCATGCGCGCCGAAGACCTCGCCCGCAACCGCGAAGCCATCAAACGCGCCCTCGACTATTACCTGTGCCCCAATCCTTCCAAACCGCGCCCGAGCACGATGTACATGGTCACTCCTAACGTCGACACCGAAAGCCTGCTGGCCAATGCCTGCGAATCCCTGGCCTCGGCCAGTACGATCGCGAGCAATTTCGCCAATGAACTCAGCGGTTCGCAGCGCAGTACGGCGCTCGGCATCCAGCAGATCATCATGCTGGCCGAGCTTGCGGTGAACCGGGCGCTGGATCGGGTTGATCCGCGAGCCTGA
- a CDS encoding ABC transporter substrate-binding protein has protein sequence MQRTTLKPLLITLALTAITPIANAATTLVYCSEASPAGFDPSQYTSGTDFDASAETVFNRLTQFKRGSTDIEPGLATSWDVSPDGLQYTFHLRQNVKFHTTDYFTPTRTFNADDVLFTFQRLLDPENAFRKAYPAESPYFTDMGLNSTIKSVEKLDENTVRFNLNNVDAAFVQNLAMSFASVQSAEYAAQLLKKGHAADLNQKPVGTGPFVFKRYQKDAQIRYAANKDYWKPEDVKLDNLVFSITPDAAVRLQKLKTGECQVSGYPRPADIEVMEKDPNLRVLKQAGFNLGFLAYNTTHPPLDQLKVRQALDMAIDKPAIIKAVYQSAGQLAQNALPPAQWSFDPNIKDAPHDPVKARALLKEAGVAPGTTINLWAMTVQRASNPNARMSAQMIQQDWEKIGIKANIVSYEWGEYIKRAKNGEHDAMIYGWTGDNGDPDNWLGVLYSCAAVKGSNYAKWCDPAYDKLVQQAKVSTDKSQRVKLYQQAQLILKQQVPITPIANSTVFQPLRKEVTDFKISPFGLTPFYGVGINK, from the coding sequence ATGCAAAGAACCACCCTAAAACCACTCCTGATCACCCTGGCCCTGACCGCCATAACCCCCATCGCCAACGCAGCAACAACCCTCGTCTACTGCTCCGAAGCCAGCCCCGCAGGCTTCGACCCCAGCCAATACACCAGCGGCACCGACTTCGACGCCTCCGCCGAAACCGTCTTCAACCGCCTCACCCAATTCAAACGCGGCAGCACCGACATCGAACCGGGCCTGGCCACAAGCTGGGACGTAAGCCCGGACGGCCTCCAATACACCTTCCACCTGCGCCAAAACGTAAAATTCCACACCACCGACTACTTCACCCCGACCCGCACCTTCAACGCCGATGACGTGCTGTTCACCTTCCAGCGCCTGCTCGACCCGGAAAACGCCTTCCGCAAGGCCTACCCTGCAGAATCCCCGTACTTCACCGACATGGGCCTGAACAGCACAATCAAATCCGTGGAAAAGCTCGACGAAAACACCGTGCGCTTCAACCTGAACAACGTTGACGCCGCGTTCGTGCAAAACCTCGCCATGAGCTTTGCCTCGGTGCAATCGGCCGAATACGCCGCGCAGCTGCTGAAGAAAGGCCACGCCGCCGACCTCAACCAGAAACCGGTCGGCACCGGCCCGTTCGTGTTCAAGCGCTACCAGAAGGACGCGCAGATCCGCTACGCGGCGAACAAGGACTACTGGAAACCCGAGGACGTGAAGCTCGATAACCTGGTGTTCTCGATCACCCCGGACGCCGCCGTACGCCTGCAAAAGCTCAAGACCGGCGAATGCCAGGTCAGCGGCTACCCGCGCCCGGCCGACATTGAAGTGATGGAAAAAGACCCGAACTTGCGCGTATTGAAGCAGGCCGGATTCAACCTCGGCTTTCTCGCCTACAACACCACTCATCCACCGCTGGATCAGCTCAAAGTGCGCCAGGCGCTGGACATGGCCATCGACAAACCGGCGATCATCAAAGCGGTTTATCAGAGTGCCGGGCAGCTCGCGCAAAACGCCTTGCCGCCAGCGCAATGGTCGTTCGATCCGAACATAAAAGACGCGCCGCACGACCCGGTAAAAGCCAGGGCGCTACTCAAGGAAGCCGGGGTTGCACCGGGTACAACCATCAACCTCTGGGCCATGACCGTGCAGCGCGCCTCCAATCCGAATGCGCGGATGTCGGCGCAGATGATCCAGCAGGACTGGGAGAAGATCGGGATCAAGGCCAACATCGTCAGCTATGAATGGGGCGAGTACATCAAGCGCGCCAAGAATGGCGAACACGACGCGATGATCTACGGCTGGACCGGTGACAACGGCGACCCGGACAACTGGCTGGGCGTGCTTTACAGCTGCGCCGCGGTAAAAGGCAGCAACTACGCCAAGTGGTGCGATCCGGCTTACGACAAACTGGTGCAGCAGGCCAAGGTGTCCACCGATAAATCGCAACGGGTAAAACTGTATCAACAGGCGCAACTGATCCTCAAACAGCAGGTGCCGATCACGCCGATCGCCAATTCCACGGTGTTCCAGCCACTGCGCAAGGAAGTCACCGACTTCAAGATCAGCCCGTTCGGTCTAACCCCCTTTTACGGGGTGGGTATAAATAAGTAA
- a CDS encoding ABC transporter substrate-binding protein: MLKHAVIPFLVGAGLLASAPFASAATNLVFCSEGSPAGFDPGQYTTGTDFDASAETMFNRLTQFERGGTAVVPGLATKWDISDDGLTYTFHLREGVKFHTTPYFKPTRDFNADDVLFTFNRMINKDDPFRKAYPTEFPYFTDMGMDTNITKIDKVDDHTVKFTLKEVDAAFIQNMAMSFASVQSAEYAAQLLKEGKAADINQKPIGTGPFVFKSYQKDSNIRYTGNKDYWKPEDVKIDNLIFAITTDPSVRIQKLKKNECQVTLFPRPADLAALKADPALKMPDQAGFNLGYIAYNVMDKVKGSNEPNPLADLRVRQALDMSVNKPQIIDSVYQGAGQLAVNAMPPTQWSYDTTIKDAKYDPEKAKQLLKEAGVKEGTEIVLWAMPVQRPYNPNAKLMAEMLQSDWSKIGLKVKIQSYEWGEYIKRSKGGENQAMIIGWSGDNGDPDNWLNVLFGCDSLSGNNFSKWCDKKFDGLVKEAKRTTDQAKRTELYKEAQHVLKDAVPMTPIAHSTVYQPMRANVQDFKISPFGLNSFYGVSVSK, translated from the coding sequence ATGCTTAAACACGCGGTCATTCCGTTTTTAGTCGGCGCAGGCTTGTTAGCCTCCGCACCTTTCGCTTCCGCTGCGACTAACCTGGTGTTCTGCTCCGAAGGCAGCCCGGCCGGTTTCGACCCAGGCCAATACACCACCGGAACCGACTTCGACGCCTCAGCCGAAACCATGTTCAACCGTCTGACCCAGTTCGAGCGCGGCGGCACCGCCGTTGTTCCTGGTCTGGCGACCAAGTGGGACATTTCTGATGACGGCCTGACTTACACCTTCCACCTGCGTGAAGGCGTCAAGTTCCACACCACCCCGTATTTCAAGCCGACTCGTGACTTCAACGCCGACGACGTGCTGTTCACCTTCAATCGCATGATTAACAAGGATGACCCGTTCCGTAAGGCGTACCCGACCGAATTCCCGTACTTCACCGACATGGGGATGGACACCAACATCACCAAGATCGATAAAGTCGACGACCACACCGTCAAGTTCACCCTGAAAGAAGTCGACGCCGCGTTCATCCAGAACATGGCCATGAGCTTCGCGTCTGTTCAGTCCGCCGAGTACGCAGCCCAGCTGCTGAAGGAAGGCAAGGCTGCCGACATCAACCAGAAGCCGATCGGCACTGGTCCGTTCGTGTTCAAGAGCTACCAGAAAGACTCCAACATCCGTTACACCGGCAACAAGGACTACTGGAAGCCTGAAGACGTGAAGATCGACAACCTGATCTTCGCCATCACCACCGACCCGTCGGTACGTATCCAGAAGCTGAAAAAGAACGAGTGCCAGGTCACCCTGTTCCCGCGTCCGGCCGACCTCGCCGCACTGAAAGCCGACCCTGCGCTGAAAATGCCGGACCAGGCCGGTTTCAACCTGGGCTACATCGCCTACAACGTGATGGACAAGGTCAAGGGCAGCAACGAGCCTAACCCGCTGGCCGACCTGCGCGTTCGCCAGGCACTGGACATGTCGGTCAACAAGCCTCAGATCATCGACTCGGTTTACCAGGGCGCCGGCCAACTGGCCGTCAACGCCATGCCGCCGACCCAGTGGTCCTACGACACCACCATCAAGGACGCCAAGTACGATCCCGAGAAAGCCAAGCAACTGCTCAAGGAAGCCGGCGTCAAGGAAGGTACCGAGATCGTCCTGTGGGCGATGCCGGTGCAGCGTCCGTACAACCCGAACGCCAAGCTGATGGCTGAAATGCTCCAGTCCGACTGGTCCAAGATCGGCCTGAAAGTGAAGATCCAGAGCTACGAATGGGGCGAGTACATCAAGCGCTCCAAGGGTGGCGAGAACCAGGCGATGATCATTGGCTGGAGCGGTGACAATGGTGATCCGGACAACTGGCTCAACGTGTTGTTTGGTTGCGACTCCCTGAGCGGCAACAACTTCTCCAAATGGTGCGACAAGAAATTCGACGGCCTCGTGAAAGAAGCCAAGCGCACCACTGACCAGGCCAAGCGCACCGAACTCTACAAAGAGGCGCAGCACGTCCTCAAAGATGCAGTCCCTATGACACCTATCGCTCACTCGACGGTGTATCAACCCATGCGCGCCAACGTGCAGGACTTCAAGATCAGCCCATTCGGCTTGAACTCCTTCTACGGCGTCAGCGTCAGCAAATAA
- a CDS encoding SIMPL domain-containing protein (The SIMPL domain is named for its presence in mouse protein SIMPL (signalling molecule that associates with mouse pelle-like kinase). Bacterial member BP26, from Brucella, was shown to assemble into a channel-like structure, while YggE from E. coli has been associated with resistance to oxidative stress.), with protein sequence MHTFRRSAALLALTVGSVASLPALAADELHYNQISLRAEVSQEVARDLMIVTLYTEEQNTDPAKLAADVSTTMNKALAQAKQVKDITLRQGSRNSYPIYDTKGQKITGWRERAELRLESADFAALSKLTGELLTDLKMGGMDFAIADPTRKASEDKLLKEAVTAFKARAQLATDALGGKGYKIVNLNLNSNGYPQPYMRAPMMMKAAGMDSAPVTPEVEAGTSQVSLTADGSIEVLMQ encoded by the coding sequence ATGCACACATTTCGCCGCAGCGCCGCCCTTCTCGCCCTGACCGTCGGCAGTGTCGCCAGCCTTCCGGCCCTGGCCGCCGATGAGCTGCACTACAACCAGATTTCCCTGCGTGCCGAAGTCAGCCAGGAAGTGGCCCGCGACCTGATGATCGTGACCCTCTACACCGAAGAACAGAACACCGACCCGGCCAAACTCGCCGCCGACGTCAGCACCACCATGAACAAGGCCCTGGCCCAGGCCAAGCAGGTCAAAGACATCACCCTGCGCCAGGGCAGCCGCAACAGCTACCCGATCTACGACACCAAAGGCCAGAAAATCACCGGCTGGCGCGAACGCGCCGAACTGCGCCTGGAAAGCGCCGACTTCGCCGCCCTGTCCAAACTCACCGGCGAACTGCTGACCGACCTGAAAATGGGCGGCATGGACTTCGCCATCGCCGACCCGACCCGCAAGGCCAGCGAAGACAAACTGCTGAAAGAAGCCGTCACCGCCTTCAAGGCCCGCGCCCAACTGGCCACCGACGCCCTGGGCGGCAAGGGTTACAAAATCGTCAACCTGAACCTCAACAGCAACGGCTACCCGCAACCGTACATGCGCGCCCCGATGATGATGAAAGCGGCGGGCATGGATTCAGCACCCGTGACGCCTGAGGTCGAAGCCGGCACCAGCCAGGTCAGCCTGACCGCCGATGGTTCGATTGAAGTGTTGATGCAGTGA